A DNA window from Paenibacillus sp. HWE-109 contains the following coding sequences:
- a CDS encoding helix-turn-helix transcriptional regulator, translated as MKIDRLLAITMLLLNRRRISALELSERFEVSLRTVYRDVEAINQAGIPIASYAGLNGGYEIMDQYRLERQFLSLEELQSIIVGLKGIRSTVGDQEVSSLLDKVGALVAKSEHHSLNDQLVIDMNPWRGGDHEKEKLNTLRAAIKESRQISFQYISSQSEQSVRTAEPLSIVAKGFGWYLYGYCLLREDFRIFRLSRMKELNVLSQTFERKTETIESLHHGMGNRDPESLITLVLHAQPNIQAQIEDYFQSQQIDYQSDGSMIVTARQPDEPWLHSLLLGYGPSVRILEPSHLAAAIREKAEKIVQLYS; from the coding sequence TTGAAAATAGATCGTCTGCTTGCCATCACGATGCTGCTTTTGAATCGAAGAAGAATTAGCGCATTGGAACTATCTGAACGCTTTGAAGTCTCCTTACGCACCGTCTATCGCGATGTAGAGGCCATTAACCAAGCCGGAATTCCCATCGCTTCTTATGCGGGTTTAAATGGCGGCTATGAAATTATGGATCAATATCGGCTGGAACGCCAGTTTCTCTCCCTCGAAGAGCTCCAATCCATCATTGTCGGCCTCAAAGGAATTCGTTCCACCGTAGGCGATCAGGAAGTCAGCTCCTTGCTCGATAAAGTTGGCGCGCTTGTGGCCAAATCGGAGCATCACTCCTTGAATGATCAATTGGTCATCGATATGAACCCTTGGCGGGGTGGCGATCATGAGAAAGAGAAATTAAATACACTTCGTGCCGCTATCAAAGAATCCAGACAAATCAGCTTTCAATATATTTCTTCGCAAAGCGAGCAATCCGTGCGAACAGCCGAACCCCTGAGCATCGTGGCCAAAGGATTCGGCTGGTATTTATATGGATACTGCTTGCTGCGGGAGGACTTTCGCATTTTCCGCTTATCCCGGATGAAGGAACTTAACGTGCTCTCCCAGACGTTTGAGCGGAAAACAGAGACGATTGAATCGCTTCATCACGGCATGGGCAACCGAGACCCGGAATCCCTCATTACACTCGTGCTTCATGCTCAGCCTAACATCCAAGCGCAAATTGAAGACTACTTCCAATCGCAACAGATTGATTATCAGTCTGATGGTTCGATGATTGTTACCGCTAGACAACCTGATGAGCCTTGGCTTCACAGCTTGCTGCTTGGATATGGTCCAAGCGTGCGCATTCTAGAACCATCCCACCTAGCTGCTGCTATTAGGGAGAAAGCTGAAAAAATAGTTCAGCTCTATTCATGA
- a CDS encoding DinB family protein, producing the protein MFTTIQDFVNEWTRENQSTQRVLDTLTDASLSQKIAPDFRSLGQLGWHIATTIHEMLSRTGLTFDPPGGEHHAPASAKTIADTYRAAAAGLTSAIHSQWTDESLAESTDMYGEQWKNATTLRSLISHEIHHRGEMIVLMRQAGLRVPDIYGPTREDWIAQGMEPLV; encoded by the coding sequence ATGTTCACAACAATCCAAGATTTCGTCAACGAATGGACCCGAGAAAATCAATCGACCCAACGCGTGTTGGACACCCTGACAGATGCTTCACTAAGCCAAAAAATCGCCCCTGATTTCCGCTCGCTAGGACAGTTAGGTTGGCACATCGCGACTACAATTCATGAAATGCTTTCACGCACGGGGTTAACGTTTGACCCTCCGGGAGGTGAACATCACGCCCCGGCTTCAGCCAAAACTATCGCTGACACTTACCGTGCTGCTGCTGCCGGGTTAACGAGTGCCATCCATTCCCAGTGGACAGATGAATCCTTGGCTGAATCCACCGATATGTATGGTGAACAGTGGAAGAACGCAACGACACTGCGGAGTCTGATCTCCCATGAGATTCATCACCGCGGTGAAATGATCGTTCTTATGCGTCAAGCCGGTCTTCGTGTACCGGACATCTATGGTCCGACTCGCGAGGATTGGATTGCACAAGGCATGGAGCCTTTGGTTTAA
- a CDS encoding SDR family oxidoreductase, with product MHNQTVLITGANSGMGLATTVALARQGARVIMLCRSQHRGELALAEAKKQSGSERIELMLGDLGSLASIRAFAEAFLAKHPVLDVLINNAGVVTVKRQTTSDGFEAMTGVNHLGHFLLTNLLLEAIVRAPQGRIVNVSSGAHKIGRFDFDNPYLMRGFTVWRGYAQSKIANIWFTRELAQRLAGTTATVNALHPGAVGTNLGVNRDTGFGKAVYRLLRPFFLTPAQGAETAVYLATSPDVRTVSGEYWYKKKIEPISKRAQDADMAHRFWTWSEQEVGL from the coding sequence ATGCACAATCAAACTGTCTTGATCACTGGAGCCAACTCCGGAATGGGGCTGGCAACCACCGTCGCCCTCGCACGACAAGGCGCTCGCGTCATTATGCTGTGCCGCAGCCAGCACAGAGGAGAACTGGCGCTAGCCGAAGCGAAGAAGCAAAGCGGTTCCGAACGCATCGAGCTCATGCTAGGCGACCTGGGCTCACTCGCAAGCATTCGCGCTTTCGCCGAGGCGTTCCTCGCCAAGCATCCGGTGCTCGATGTTCTGATCAACAACGCCGGTGTCGTCACCGTGAAGCGGCAAACCACGTCTGACGGCTTCGAAGCCATGACGGGCGTCAATCATTTGGGTCACTTCCTGCTGACCAACCTGCTGCTTGAAGCCATCGTCCGCGCTCCGCAGGGGCGGATCGTGAATGTCTCCTCCGGCGCCCATAAGATCGGGCGCTTCGACTTCGACAACCCGTACCTGATGCGCGGGTTCACGGTGTGGAGAGGCTATGCGCAATCCAAAATTGCGAATATCTGGTTTACCCGTGAGCTAGCCCAGCGACTAGCGGGCACGACAGCCACGGTCAACGCGCTGCACCCAGGCGCGGTCGGCACGAACCTCGGTGTCAATCGCGACACCGGATTCGGGAAGGCCGTGTATCGGCTGCTGCGGCCTTTTTTCCTGACCCCGGCGCAAGGTGCGGAGACGGCGGTTTATTTGGCAACCAGCCCGGATGTGCGGACGGTCAGCGGCGAATATTGGTATAAGAAAAAAATAGAGCCTATCTCGAAGAGGGCGCAAGATGCAGATATGGCACATCGCTTCTGGACGTGGAGTGAACAGGAAGTTGGCTTATAG
- a CDS encoding ATP-binding protein, with amino-acid sequence MTVPRDYGAELDALQTQMNMLQQSIGEFMQRQEETSKFMAQQQLPDAEQGRVFYSGQFQSGPTHYRWEPQERGVSQLLHLDSDKAAKILGALGHKQRLDILRTVLQEPLTGPELVERLNMGTTGQLYHHMKALAGADLLVQEERGGKYVVPGHRALPLLLLLAATTDLFDTSDFLDMSEVRNNARPYLGAADDGYDPHLLLWAVVENSILEHLHGTSTEVQLFLHRDGSVTVADNGRGIPVQALPGVEQPRVQTVLTDMNRLSASASFLAPGSEKGISMPIVNALSLKLSVEIRRDGRVFQQSYKHGIPQSELQTVGFTNETGTRVTFLPDLDIFPKPFDRKELEKQAAEISVLYPKLRLQVLLDESTG; translated from the coding sequence TTGACAGTACCACGGGATTATGGAGCCGAACTAGATGCATTGCAAACACAAATGAATATGCTCCAACAGAGCATCGGAGAATTCATGCAAAGGCAGGAAGAGACGAGTAAATTTATGGCCCAACAACAGCTGCCGGACGCGGAACAAGGCAGAGTCTTTTACTCGGGACAATTCCAGAGCGGGCCTACTCATTATCGCTGGGAGCCGCAAGAGAGAGGCGTTAGTCAGCTTCTGCACTTGGATAGTGATAAAGCAGCCAAAATCCTCGGCGCTCTGGGCCATAAGCAGCGTCTAGATATTTTACGGACCGTTCTTCAAGAGCCGCTTACCGGTCCAGAGCTCGTCGAGCGTCTGAATATGGGAACAACGGGACAACTTTATCATCATATGAAAGCATTAGCAGGTGCCGATCTGCTTGTTCAGGAAGAACGAGGCGGCAAATACGTAGTTCCCGGCCATCGTGCACTTCCGCTCCTTCTCCTGCTGGCCGCGACAACTGATTTATTCGATACCAGTGATTTCCTTGATATGTCGGAGGTCAGAAATAATGCACGTCCCTACTTGGGCGCAGCCGATGATGGTTATGATCCCCATCTCCTCCTGTGGGCTGTGGTCGAGAACAGCATTCTGGAGCATTTGCACGGGACCAGTACCGAGGTCCAGCTTTTCCTGCATCGAGACGGCAGCGTTACCGTTGCAGACAACGGTCGAGGCATCCCTGTTCAGGCGCTTCCTGGCGTAGAGCAGCCCCGTGTTCAAACCGTTCTCACGGACATGAACCGACTTAGCGCAAGTGCCTCGTTCTTAGCACCCGGGAGCGAAAAAGGCATCAGTATGCCCATCGTCAACGCGCTGTCTCTCAAGCTTTCGGTTGAAATTCGCCGTGACGGACGTGTGTTTCAACAATCCTATAAGCACGGCATCCCCCAAAGTGAGCTGCAAACGGTCGGTTTCACCAATGAGACCGGAACGCGTGTAACTTTCTTGCCGGATTTGGACATTTTCCCTAAACCATTTGATCGCAAGGAATTGGAGAAACAGGCTGCGGAAATATCCGTACTGTATCCGAAACTACGCCTTCAAGTGCTGCTGGATGAATCAACAGGTTAA
- the aroA gene encoding 3-phosphoshikimate 1-carboxyvinyltransferase, with product MVITSSHEPDREARSPWSQHHVEQKVRLSRMQGRLDRTISIPGSKSFTNRALLIAAIGRGTTVLRGVLQSDDSYWCMKALRALGVVIEDEGEHVTIHGNAGKWAVADASLYVGAAGTVARFLPAVLAVGKGEWLIEGSRRMGERPLTALLDALTGLGAVIQYGANPGSVPFTLLADGLSGGEVAISGAVSSQFISGLLLAAPYASEALSIRIEGEVVQRDYVEMTLDMMRAFGVSPEVQDNGQVIIVRPRVYEARSLCLEPDASTCGYFWALAALTNGRIRIEGISAQTRQPDIALLQVLKQMGCTIISGADFVEVQGTDRLKGGFTVSMQRWSDQTLTLAALAPFADGPITLTDAAHIRHHECDRIAAICQELRKLGIEVEEHADGLTVHPGQPQPALLDPHDDHRMAMALSLIGARVDGVQMMDPGCVSKTCPDFYERWRDLGVGVDFDFA from the coding sequence ATGGTAATCACGAGTTCACATGAACCTGATAGAGAGGCAAGGTCTCCCTGGTCGCAGCATCACGTAGAGCAGAAGGTAAGGCTATCGCGAATGCAAGGTCGTTTGGATCGAACGATATCGATACCTGGCAGTAAAAGCTTCACGAATCGGGCACTTCTGATTGCCGCAATTGGGAGAGGAACGACTGTGCTGCGGGGTGTCTTGCAAAGTGATGATTCCTATTGGTGCATGAAGGCGCTGAGGGCATTGGGGGTTGTTATTGAAGATGAAGGTGAGCACGTGACGATTCATGGCAATGCGGGAAAGTGGGCGGTTGCTGATGCTTCGCTTTATGTAGGCGCTGCTGGAACGGTTGCCCGCTTTTTGCCGGCCGTACTTGCGGTTGGCAAAGGGGAGTGGCTGATAGAGGGAAGCCGACGCATGGGCGAGCGGCCGCTGACAGCTCTGTTAGATGCGTTAACCGGTTTGGGGGCGGTTATTCAATATGGCGCAAACCCTGGCAGCGTACCTTTCACTTTATTGGCGGACGGTTTGAGTGGCGGAGAAGTCGCGATATCCGGTGCGGTTTCGAGTCAGTTTATTAGCGGTTTATTGCTGGCAGCTCCTTATGCCTCAGAAGCTTTGAGCATTCGAATCGAGGGTGAAGTGGTGCAGCGTGATTATGTCGAAATGACTCTGGATATGATGCGGGCTTTTGGCGTAAGTCCCGAGGTCCAGGATAATGGACAAGTAATAATCGTTCGACCAAGGGTCTATGAGGCGCGTTCGCTGTGCTTGGAACCTGATGCTTCGACTTGTGGTTATTTCTGGGCTCTCGCGGCACTTACGAATGGCCGGATTCGGATTGAGGGGATTTCGGCGCAGACACGCCAGCCGGATATTGCATTATTGCAGGTATTGAAGCAAATGGGTTGCACCATTATAAGCGGCGCTGACTTTGTGGAAGTGCAAGGCACAGACCGCCTCAAGGGAGGCTTCACGGTCAGCATGCAGCGTTGGTCCGACCAAACGCTTACGCTTGCTGCGTTAGCCCCGTTCGCGGATGGACCGATTACGCTGACAGACGCTGCCCATATTCGGCACCATGAATGTGATCGGATTGCCGCAATTTGTCAGGAGCTTCGCAAGCTGGGCATTGAAGTGGAGGAGCACGCAGACGGCTTGACGGTGCATCCCGGCCAGCCGCAACCAGCGCTGCTTGATCCTCATGACGACCATCGGATGGCGATGGCGCTATCGCTGATCGGTGCGCGGGTTGACGGCGTGCAGATGATGGACCCGGGCTGCGTCTCCAAAACGTGTCCGGACTTTTATGAGCGCTGGCGTGATCTCGGCGTTGGAGTCGATTTTGATTTTGCCTGA
- a CDS encoding LysR family transcriptional regulator, with translation MIHLEWYRIFLHAAKAGNLTKAAQELFITQPSVSYAIKQMEQALSLKLFHRQSKGVELTEEGKALLIYVEQSFALLDAGERKMTALKHLTGGELRIAANDSLFKHFLFPYLDTYHKQYPDVRIRLSHGKTSEITQRVKEGVIDLGLIHLPTVEEPLLNVQTVMTLQDCFVGGEAYRHFAEQPLTAQEISQFPLLLLSAGSSTRRFAEHWFSQQDVDIQADIELGSIDLLIEFAKLGLGVAFVSRSYVTQELADGLLHELKPTVAIPTRSIGIATRQDISPSLAAAKFHELLAAGDPLFT, from the coding sequence ATGATCCATTTAGAATGGTATCGTATTTTTCTCCATGCGGCCAAAGCAGGCAATTTAACGAAAGCTGCACAAGAGCTGTTCATCACCCAACCTTCTGTAAGCTATGCTATCAAGCAAATGGAGCAAGCTTTATCCCTGAAGCTTTTCCATCGTCAGTCCAAAGGCGTAGAGCTTACCGAAGAAGGAAAAGCCCTGCTGATTTATGTCGAACAATCCTTCGCCCTATTGGATGCAGGTGAGCGTAAAATGACCGCGCTCAAGCACCTCACAGGCGGCGAGCTGCGAATTGCAGCCAACGACTCCTTGTTCAAACACTTTCTGTTTCCCTATTTGGATACGTATCATAAGCAATACCCGGACGTTCGAATCCGCCTGTCCCACGGTAAAACTTCCGAGATCACCCAGCGGGTCAAAGAGGGCGTGATCGATTTGGGCCTTATCCATCTACCGACGGTCGAGGAGCCTCTTTTGAACGTTCAGACCGTTATGACCCTGCAGGATTGTTTCGTTGGCGGCGAAGCCTATCGTCACTTCGCTGAACAGCCGCTTACCGCTCAGGAAATCAGCCAATTTCCGCTGCTGCTCTTATCTGCCGGAAGCAGCACAAGACGTTTTGCTGAGCATTGGTTCTCCCAGCAAGACGTCGATATCCAAGCAGATATTGAGTTAGGCAGCATCGATTTACTTATCGAATTTGCCAAGCTCGGACTGGGTGTCGCCTTCGTTTCCCGTTCCTATGTTACGCAGGAACTAGCGGATGGTCTCCTTCATGAGCTCAAGCCAACCGTCGCCATACCCACACGCTCTATCGGGATCGCAACCCGCCAAGATATCTCTCCATCTCTAGCCGCAGCCAAATTCCATGAGCTGCTAGCTGCTGGCGACCCCTTGTTCACTTAG
- a CDS encoding TVP38/TMEM64 family protein has translation MGITEILSYFTEENLSLLLDKYRSLGPLPGLLLPFMKSFVPPLPTLVIISVNAAVYGLWLGFLYSWIGIVCGCLVTFLIVRKVSGHPYLVRWAQKPKVQKSLSWARRQAFNYVFLLSLFPVGPFVVINMAAAVVGMRFRSFLVAVASGKAVMVMSVSFIGHDLNRFLEHPYEIAYVVAFVGVSMVISKRIERHFA, from the coding sequence ATGGGAATCACAGAGATTTTATCTTATTTCACCGAAGAAAATCTGTCCTTATTGTTGGACAAATATCGCTCCCTGGGTCCGTTGCCCGGTCTTCTTCTCCCTTTTATGAAATCGTTCGTTCCGCCGCTCCCTACGCTTGTTATTATTAGCGTGAATGCGGCTGTATATGGGCTCTGGCTTGGTTTTTTATATTCGTGGATCGGCATTGTGTGCGGCTGTTTGGTGACTTTTCTCATCGTGAGAAAGGTATCGGGACATCCCTACCTCGTGCGCTGGGCACAAAAGCCCAAAGTGCAAAAAAGCCTATCTTGGGCGAGAAGACAGGCTTTTAATTATGTCTTTTTGCTGAGCCTGTTTCCTGTAGGCCCTTTTGTGGTCATTAACATGGCTGCGGCTGTCGTAGGGATGAGATTTCGATCGTTTCTGGTTGCGGTTGCCTCAGGCAAAGCGGTTATGGTGATGTCGGTTTCGTTTATCGGCCATGATCTGAATCGGTTTCTGGAACATCCCTACGAGATTGCTTATGTGGTTGCTTTCGTGGGAGTTTCAATGGTCATTAGCAAAAGAATCGAGCGGCATTTTGCCTAA
- a CDS encoding sigma-70 family RNA polymerase sigma factor: MNEQELHERIKRMCEGDEESFRQVYEHIKLHVYRTVSLLVRNPADVNDVVSEIFTELFRSMPNYRYNKPFRSWLNGLIIRQASSWNRSLWRSFRLLDRSKHLNVSEPSVNVDDHILQDEEHQFLINLIIKLPYKQKSVLILRYFQDYSFEEMADMLNIPVGTVKSRHHSAIRTLRQKANLQDLIYPNKEGLLNV, translated from the coding sequence ATGAATGAGCAAGAATTACATGAAAGGATTAAACGAATGTGTGAAGGAGATGAAGAGTCGTTCCGACAGGTTTATGAGCATATCAAACTGCATGTATATCGCACAGTATCGCTGCTAGTTAGGAATCCGGCGGATGTGAACGATGTCGTGAGTGAGATCTTTACGGAACTATTCCGCTCAATGCCGAATTACCGTTATAATAAGCCCTTTCGGTCGTGGCTGAATGGTTTAATTATCCGTCAGGCTAGCAGTTGGAATCGCAGTTTATGGCGATCGTTCCGATTATTGGACCGAAGTAAACATTTGAATGTTTCCGAACCTAGCGTAAATGTGGATGACCATATTCTCCAGGATGAGGAGCACCAATTTTTGATTAACTTGATTATTAAGCTGCCGTATAAGCAGAAGAGCGTCTTGATCTTGCGATATTTTCAAGATTATTCATTTGAGGAAATGGCTGACATGCTTAATATACCAGTAGGCACGGTGAAGTCGCGTCATCACAGTGCTATCCGGACACTGCGACAAAAAGCGAATTTGCAAGATCTTATTTACCCAAACAAGGAGGGTCTTCTAAATGTCTAA
- a CDS encoding glycerol-3-phosphate dehydrogenase/oxidase has translation MAMEQNHTHITKETHGFSGLNRTQMLQAMSEQPLDLIVIGGGITGAGIALDAQSRGLRTALIEMQDFAAGTSSRSTKLVHGGLRYLKQLDVKVVAEVGKERAIVYENGPHVTTPEWMLLPFYKGGTFGKLSTSLGLRVYDFLAGVKRSERRKMFRPEQTLSQEPLLKKKDLKGGGYYVEYRTDDARLTIEVMKKAVELGALAVNYAKVEELLVENGKLIGVRVVDQMSGSGAGAEAGSGRSYSLYASKIVNAAGPWVDTLREMDKSKQGKTLHLTKGVHLVFDQSKFPLRQAIYFDTPDGRMVFAIPRDGKTYIGTTDTNYKGDIANPRITLADRAYVLRAANEMFPSLGLTEADVESSWTGLRPLIHQEGKDPSEISRRDEIFVSASGLISMAGGKLTGYRKMAESVVDKIAAMLLAEGTVSAALPASRTRTLPISGGEVGGSAKLAPFLQGKISQGQRLGLTQSEAELLAHRYGSNVDAVFELLEQHRAEAAQRGMPAAVLAALVYAMEREMVVKPADFFIRRTGALFFNIAWAKQWKAPVGAYLAERFGWDEAQAKAYAAELELLLHEAVNPLEA, from the coding sequence ATGGCAATGGAACAGAACCATACACATATAACGAAGGAAACACACGGATTCAGCGGGTTGAATAGGACACAAATGCTGCAGGCTATGTCGGAACAGCCTTTGGACTTAATCGTTATTGGCGGCGGTATCACGGGCGCAGGAATTGCCTTGGATGCGCAAAGCAGAGGGCTTCGCACAGCACTGATTGAGATGCAGGACTTCGCTGCCGGGACATCGAGCCGTTCGACCAAATTAGTTCATGGCGGGCTGCGCTACTTGAAGCAGTTGGATGTGAAGGTTGTGGCGGAAGTCGGCAAGGAGCGAGCGATTGTTTATGAAAATGGTCCTCACGTCACGACGCCGGAGTGGATGCTGCTGCCCTTTTACAAAGGGGGCACGTTCGGGAAGTTGTCGACGTCCCTTGGACTGCGTGTGTATGATTTCTTGGCAGGTGTCAAAAGGTCTGAACGCCGCAAGATGTTTCGTCCTGAGCAGACGCTTTCCCAGGAGCCGCTTCTGAAGAAGAAGGATCTGAAAGGCGGCGGTTATTATGTGGAATACCGGACGGATGATGCGAGGTTAACCATTGAAGTGATGAAAAAAGCCGTCGAATTGGGCGCTTTGGCCGTGAACTATGCTAAGGTTGAGGAGCTGCTGGTTGAGAATGGGAAGCTGATTGGCGTGCGGGTTGTGGATCAGATGAGCGGCAGTGGAGCGGGGGCAGAAGCAGGGAGCGGGCGGTCTTACTCGCTGTACGCGAGCAAGATTGTAAATGCCGCAGGTCCGTGGGTGGACACCTTGCGCGAGATGGATAAATCCAAGCAAGGCAAGACGCTGCACCTGACCAAAGGGGTGCATCTGGTGTTCGATCAGAGCAAGTTTCCGCTGCGGCAGGCGATTTATTTCGATACGCCGGACGGGCGGATGGTGTTTGCCATTCCGCGAGACGGCAAAACGTACATCGGGACGACCGATACCAATTACAAAGGGGATATCGCGAATCCCCGCATCACGCTCGCGGACCGCGCTTATGTGCTGCGCGCCGCGAACGAGATGTTCCCGTCCCTCGGGTTGACGGAGGCTGACGTCGAATCGAGCTGGACCGGGCTGCGCCCGCTGATCCATCAAGAGGGCAAAGACCCTTCTGAGATTTCGCGGCGCGATGAAATCTTCGTGTCAGCGTCCGGCCTGATTTCGATGGCCGGAGGGAAGTTGACCGGCTACCGCAAAATGGCGGAGTCGGTCGTGGACAAGATCGCCGCCATGCTGCTGGCGGAGGGCACGGTCTCGGCGGCGCTGCCGGCGAGCCGCACCCGAACGCTGCCGATCTCCGGCGGCGAGGTGGGCGGCTCCGCGAAGCTGGCGCCGTTCTTGCAGGGCAAGATCAGCCAAGGCCAGCGGCTGGGGCTGACCCAGAGCGAAGCTGAACTGCTCGCGCACCGCTACGGCTCCAACGTGGATGCCGTATTCGAGCTGCTGGAGCAGCACCGGGCTGAAGCGGCGCAGCGGGGCATGCCCGCCGCTGTGCTCGCTGCGCTCGTGTACGCGATGGAGCGCGAGATGGTCGTGAAGCCGGCGGATTTCTTCATCCGCCGGACAGGCGCCCTCTTCTTCAACATCGCGTGGGCCAAGCAGTGGAAGGCGCCGGTGGGCGCCTACCTGGCAGAGCGCTTCGGCTGGGACGAAGCGCAGGCTAAGGCTTATGCAGCCGAGTTGGAGCTGCTGCTGCATGAGGCCGTGAACCCGTTGGAGGCTTAG
- the glpK gene encoding glycerol kinase GlpK — MTATGKNPSYILSLDQGTTSSRAILFDQKGHIVHTAQQEFKQHFPKPGWVEHDANEIWLSIQGVMAAVLSESGVQPAAIAGIGITNQRETAVVWDRHTGMPVYHAIVWQSRQTADICETLKAQGLSDLFRERTGLLIDAYFSATKIKWILDHVEGAREKASRGELLFGTMDTWLIWKLTGGKAHVTDYSNASRTLIYNIHELKWDEELLGHLDIPAGMLPEVRSSSEIYGYTQESLFFGSAIPIAGAAGDQQAALFGQACFEKGMAKNTYGTGCFMLMNTGNHAIPSRSGLLTTIAWGLGGKVEYALEGSIFVAGSAIQWLRDGLRMIKSAKDTEDYAKRVASTDGVYVVPAFVGLGTPYWDSDVRGAIFGLTRGTSKEHFIRATLESLAYQTKDVLQAMEDDSGIQLTKLRVDGGAVKNDFLMQFQSDMLGVTVERPVISETTALGAAFLAGLAVGFWQDQAEIAAQWQVDQAFDQSMAKEQQVKLYSGWKKAVNAAMAFK, encoded by the coding sequence ATGACAGCGACAGGGAAGAATCCCTCTTATATACTTTCCCTCGACCAGGGAACTACGAGCTCTAGAGCTATCCTTTTTGATCAAAAAGGGCATATTGTGCATACCGCGCAGCAGGAATTTAAGCAGCATTTTCCAAAGCCAGGCTGGGTGGAGCATGATGCCAATGAAATCTGGCTTTCTATTCAGGGGGTCATGGCAGCTGTTTTATCCGAATCCGGTGTACAGCCTGCGGCAATTGCAGGAATTGGTATCACGAACCAGCGCGAAACGGCGGTTGTTTGGGATCGCCACACGGGCATGCCTGTGTATCATGCGATTGTTTGGCAGTCTCGTCAAACCGCTGATATTTGCGAAACGTTGAAGGCTCAGGGGCTAAGCGACTTGTTCCGGGAACGCACAGGACTGTTGATCGACGCTTACTTCTCAGCGACCAAAATCAAATGGATTTTGGATCATGTCGAGGGTGCACGAGAGAAGGCATCGCGTGGAGAGCTACTCTTTGGCACAATGGATACGTGGCTGATTTGGAAATTGACAGGCGGCAAAGCGCACGTGACGGATTATTCAAACGCTTCGCGTACGCTCATCTACAATATTCATGAGTTGAAATGGGATGAGGAGCTGCTTGGTCATCTGGACATTCCGGCTGGGATGCTCCCGGAAGTTCGTTCGTCGTCTGAGATATATGGCTATACGCAAGAAAGCCTCTTCTTCGGGTCAGCGATTCCGATTGCTGGTGCGGCAGGAGATCAGCAGGCTGCTTTGTTCGGGCAAGCGTGCTTCGAAAAAGGGATGGCCAAGAATACCTATGGCACAGGCTGCTTCATGCTGATGAACACGGGCAATCACGCGATACCTTCGCGCAGCGGGCTTTTGACGACGATTGCTTGGGGACTCGGGGGCAAGGTCGAGTATGCGCTGGAAGGCAGTATTTTCGTGGCAGGATCGGCGATTCAGTGGCTGCGTGACGGGCTGCGGATGATTAAATCGGCCAAGGATACGGAAGACTATGCGAAGCGGGTGGCTTCAACAGATGGTGTATACGTCGTGCCTGCTTTCGTTGGGCTAGGTACTCCTTATTGGGACAGCGATGTTCGGGGAGCTATTTTTGGATTAACGCGCGGCACTTCCAAAGAACATTTCATTCGCGCAACGCTCGAATCCCTCGCTTACCAAACGAAGGATGTGCTTCAGGCGATGGAAGACGATTCCGGCATTCAGTTGACCAAGCTGCGTGTCGATGGTGGTGCTGTGAAGAACGACTTCCTCATGCAGTTCCAGAGCGATATGCTGGGCGTTACGGTGGAGCGTCCTGTGATTAGTGAGACAACGGCGCTTGGCGCAGCCTTCCTGGCGGGTTTGGCGGTCGGTTTTTGGCAGGATCAGGCGGAGATTGCTGCGCAGTGGCAGGTGGATCAGGCTTTCGACCAATCGATGGCTAAGGAACAGCAAGTGAAGTTATACAGCGGTTGGAAAAAAGCAGTAAATGCCGCAATGGCTTTCAAATAA
- a CDS encoding glycerol-3-phosphate responsive antiterminator: protein MSLETQRILPAIKKMKDLEKLLKSSFTYIVLLDSHIGQLKNIVDLGRANGKKLLLHADLIEGLKNDEYAAEFLCQSIRPAGIISTRGNVITKTKQNGLIAIQRLFLLDSSALDKSYTLLERTQPDYIEVLPGVIPHIIREVKERAGIPIFAGGLIRSVEDVELALGAGATAVTTSQTELWEHYHKRS, encoded by the coding sequence ATGTCATTAGAAACACAGCGCATTTTACCAGCGATCAAGAAAATGAAGGATTTGGAGAAGCTCCTCAAGTCGTCTTTTACTTATATTGTGCTGCTCGATAGCCACATCGGGCAATTGAAGAATATTGTCGATTTGGGCCGTGCGAACGGGAAGAAGCTGCTGCTGCATGCGGACTTGATCGAAGGACTCAAGAATGATGAGTACGCCGCTGAATTTTTATGTCAAAGCATTCGCCCTGCCGGCATTATCTCGACGCGGGGGAATGTGATCACGAAGACCAAACAGAATGGTCTGATTGCTATTCAGCGGCTTTTTCTGCTAGACAGCAGTGCTTTGGACAAAAGCTACACCCTTCTCGAGAGAACGCAGCCTGATTATATAGAGGTGCTGCCCGGTGTGATTCCGCATATCATTCGGGAAGTGAAGGAGCGAGCGGGGATTCCTATTTTTGCAGGAGGCCTCATTCGGTCTGTCGAGGATGTGGAGCTGGCGCTAGGAGCAGGGGCGACTGCTGTGACTACGTCACAAACGGAATTGTGGGAGCACTATCACAAGCGATCTTGA